The DNA segment AAGGGAAGAggaaggagggagggggagggaaggGCACATTCTCTGCAGCGGGCGTCGTAATTGCGTATATTTCGTTCGATGACGGCCACATAGTCCAGACGCCATCTAACGATACAGTTACGACACCCGCGGCATAAGCTGATCAGCAGTCAGCGTTCGCAGGTGGGTCGGTCTTCCGCCTCCCAAGAGCTGGCCGGGCACAAACTGCTTAGCTGTGCTGATGTTGCGAGAACTGGCGTGTTTGGCGTGACGCATATACACGGCCGAAGGCCAGCTGACAGAGATGTCTCTCGACGCAGTTGGCTCGCATCACCACTCGCTTGTCTGCCATTGTTCCTGCCCTTTAGGTCCTCTTCGACTTCACGGCGTCCAACGGCGTTTTCCTGGCGGGCGACTTGTACCTGGTGGCCGAACCTTGCGAATTCGAGGCCACCGTGCTGTTGCCAGCCGAGAAAGGATCGCGCGTGCTGCTTACTTCGCTGCGTGTGCTCGAGCTTCGAGTCTCCGGCCTCAACGTAAGCGGGCCGCTTTCGCTGGCCTTGGCGGACGCGGACAGCCCGGGCGGTCTGTTCACGGTGCGACCGGACCACAAGCTCGTCGCGCGCGCATTGGTTGGCTTCGTTCAGAGGTGCTTGGACCGAATCGAGTGGAAGGTGTAACAGAACTTTGAGATAATTTGTTTTGCTCGTGTGTCgggtatgtttctttttttttcattggagaGGACATAAAAGATTGGTTGCCTTCCTAAGCGAGACGATCCTTCCCTTTCTGCTATACTGTGATGTGGGCTTTTCGAAATCTTTTGTCACTCGTATTGAGAAGGCGGACAACGCCGCGTGTGACGACGGCGCTGTCGCTATGGAAACTGTGGAGCACATTCTTGTGGCTGTTCTTGTTATACAGTGATGCACAGAGGCGATCATTCGCGACTATGCTAACTTGCGTTGATGACCAAATCGATTTACGAAGAGACAATTTCGGAATGAAGAGTCGTCGCAGCAGAGGGTGAAGAGGGCGCTTCAGGGCAACAGACTTGTACACATGCTTTTAACATTGACTTATGTTGGATAACCGTTAACAGCAGTACGCATGTGTAGTATGTATCGTGTCTCTCATCTCTATTTAAGTCTTTATAGCTTCCCTCGCCCTCTTTGTAGATCAGCAAGCATGGATCCGAACACACTGACTTGTCTGCATTTCTTGTTTCAAAAGCGTTCTTTGTGGTTTGATGTGAACCTGATTCATCTTGCGAATTTAACGTGCCATGCGGTATCAGTAAGCAAGTGCCACTGTGTTGTCCGAGTAAAGGATAGTATCTCTCGTCTGCACATGGCACTTGGTCGTTGTCGATGATTGGCCAAGTCCGCTTAGTGCCCTCCAAATGAGCGCGTAAGTCCATTTATTTCGTCGCAGATGGCACTGCGCCACCGAAACGGACCTCCAAGGCGTAACGCCACTGCC comes from the Dermacentor variabilis isolate Ectoservices chromosome 2, ASM5094787v1, whole genome shotgun sequence genome and includes:
- the LOC142570986 gene encoding uncharacterized protein LOC142570986 produces the protein MGFCFLERGLKDRLVRTVESSRDYIRKREPIVIQEPIADGPLLSVRNVRVYGVHSVSIEGASMRCNRSFLELEAHLVFQRLEVLFDFTASNGVFLAGDLYLVAEPCEFEATVLLPAEKGSRVLLTSLRVLELRVSGLNVSGPLSLALADADSPGGLFTVRPDHKLVARALVGFVQRCLDRIEWKV